The Papaver somniferum cultivar HN1 chromosome 6, ASM357369v1, whole genome shotgun sequence genome segment agaacacaatcacatacacaagaagaacaagtatttaacgaggtttaattctcgggaaggaataagcaattttatatatcaccgtataggttggaatatacaaagccttTAGACGAGAAGAAGATAACTCTTACTTAGTTTTGGTGTGTATTCTCTAGTCctctctatggctatttatacacatcaataggagtggacacattccttaacaaggaatACCTTCCTACGagtatagggtttcctaatcTTAGCTCTAAGAACAAACCTCTTAAGCTTTTATACTCAGGACACAAGTACTTGatttccttaaccaactagatttcctaatctagtccttgaccatcctaccaacaGATACAAGGATAATTACTCTGTTTTTACCAAATCAGTCAGATGTATGCATATTATCTAGAAAATGATCAACGATTTTGACGTCGTGAGCAGGAAGGGTTTACACACTATCTAAAAAATGATCAGCGTGGCCAAATCATTATGTCTCATTCGCGGAAGGCACATGAGAGGTTGAGCTCAGGTCTTCTATCCTAGTGACCCATATAGTAAGAGGTTTACAACAGTGGATTCGGGTGTGGGAATCCGAaccatcctttttttcttttcttttttgttttagtAAGGGTTATCATGACCCGTTTTTACCGTCTAGTGAGCCCCCAATTGTCCCTGCTTGAAGCCCAGATTCTTAAATTGACCTATGACTATGCTCTTTTTCCTCGAGCAGCACGAGAGCAACACCACTCCAGTCTCTTCTTCCCGCAAGCAGAAGTGCTTCTTTACTTTCTTTTTCAGCACCGTTGTTCTTATCTTCTTCTCGTACATCACCACCATAGCCTTCATCTACTTCTTGGATTTATACAGGTAAGGGAGAGAGTTTGGAAATGAGTTTGGTAATGGAAGTTGTGTTAGAATACTACCCAAAATTGAAACATAGGGTTTAAGGGgaaatttttgggttttttttcctttctaaACAGGGCTAATTAGAAAAATGTGGTGGTGTTATGAACTGGCTTTTATATGATTTTGAGTTTTTATAATTGTAATTGTTTAATTTTGAATTTTagccaattagggtttttaattggtGATCACTGTTATATTAAAATGGTGACTACTTTTTGCAGGGCATGGATACTGCTGATGAATCGCAGGGGATGTCGGATATGCCTGTTGGATTGAAGTGGAAAGAGCTAGTCAAGGAATATTTGATTATGCTTTCTACTTGGGATGATGGTAGTTTTACGAGGAATTGTATGTCTTATCTAGTGTAGATAATGGCAGTTTAGTTTTAGAAAGCGTTGAAACTTTCGATCATCTCCGGGGTGTTTCAACAACTTTCAACGCCACTTCCACTGGAGTTCTACACTGTCATGGTGGAGAAGGTAAAAATGGCAGAGCAACTAGCCAAAACTTATCTTATGATCTAAGAACGAAAGAGTGGTCTAGACTTTTGAACGAGCTCCAAACGCCTAGGTGCCATCATGTATCCTTTTCTCCGATAACTTCAGATTGTTTTATCATGGGAGGTAGCAATACAAGTCTTTTAGAACACTTTACTTTGGGGCATAAATCAATTTTTATTCACCCAACACAAGATAAGTTTGATGGTTTGACCAGTTTAATGGTATCTTCATTTGCGTATAATTCCGGCAACAAAGAGATTTATATGTGGTGTAATGGTGATAGGCATCTTATGTACGACATACCGAACAGAAAATGGGTTGATGCTTCTAGAACTTCTTCACAGATGTTTGCTAAGTCTCCGGACAATGTGGAGTCTCCTATAATAAGAGGCTGTATGATTTCAGTGGTTAACAATCAATTCTGGCTCTTCAAACTTTCCAGTAATGATTGGTCAGAAGGAATTCAGCTTCCTTCTCCTCTAAAAGCCAGGGAGAGAATCCATCTTtcactttttgggaaaaatgttTTATGTGTGTTGTATGTTTGCACGAAGGGAAAGCTAAATTGCTATATATATGAAGTTGGGAACAAAGAATTTTCATTGGTTAATGGCGGTATATACACTTTATCAAAAAAAGTTACAGATGGTAAAACATACGACGTTTTGGAAGCATCACACTTATCAACTGCATCATCTTTGTAAGTATCTCTTCTTTTGTACCATATGGTCATGGTGTGGCCATCTCCTATCTGATGAAATAGTCCTTTTGAATATAAGCTGCTGCCTTCTTATATACCCCTGTATGTTTTGCTTTGGTTTGAAGAAGTTGAGTGAATCTGCATTATAGATTGGGATGGTACTTTTGTAAACACATTTGGGCTCAAATTGATACGTGGTCTTCACTCGTGTGAGTAGGAGAGCCCGATTATAGAGTATCTGCTTGTTCTTATGCCTAGGCCACCTTAGGAAATTGGTTTTGTCAGAGTTTCCCTATTGATTCTATGCAATTTCCTTGAAGTAGAATCATGACCACAATAGAATATTCTCTTTATCTGGTTTGTTTTGGTGTGTGCATGCATGTGGAGGAAAAGTTGTTTGCATAATGTTATTGGTGGTTGGTTCTAGGCAAGTTTTGAGTAGAGTGAGTCTACCCATAGGATAAAAGGACTTCATTTTAAACCTTGCCACTTTCTATTCAGCCCATGTGACAGTGCTGTATGTAGCTCTTGAGTTTTTTCCTTGAGCGAATACTACACTTAGATAGGATGGTGGTAACTGAAAATACGAATATAAACTTGGATAGTAAAAAATATCAAGTTCCCATCCTGCCACTTCCTTTTTTCATGTTTACCCTTATATAATTGATAGTCAAAATACTATCAACTTTGATTTCTCCTTTGTAACTGaacttttatttatgtttttcttctCCTCAAGATATTTgatgaagactaaaagggaatcAAATAAGATAGACAAAATTCAGGTATTTATTTGCTTTACATTTTCTCTTATCAGTAACCAAATTTTATATCTACCTGAGTAATTGTAATTAGTTTATATCTTTTGGATGAAATACAAATTATCTAATACTAATTTACTGTGTTTGAGTAGAACATGGAGTTGAACTTCCACTCCACAGGTGTTAAAAACCAGTACTGTATCAGAATGCCAGAAGACAAGGATGATATGTTAGGTCGAAGTTTTAGTCTTTTGTTTAAAAATAAGGTGCAGCATAGTATCAACCACTCAAAATTTCTTCCAGCCATAATTCCTAGTGATGGGAAGAGGCCATGCATGCATGAAGGATGGAGTGTACCGTTAGGAACTGTGCTTAAAGATAAAGATTTGTGGATTCATAATTCTGTTCGCAATCAATATGAAATGTCTGGATTATGGAATACCATCACATTGTAAGTATTTTTGTTTGTCAGCCGTTAAAAAGTATAATATCGTATGTCATATAAGTTTAGTGAAGTATCTAAATTGTTACATTGATGATTGAAAATAATGCAGAAAGCTACTGAAGATACTTGTTTCACACAAGAAACAAGGTCGCTGGATAAAAGGTATAAATAGATGGAACATAGTTTTTCAGGAACATGACAAGCAATTCATGAATCCACAGTCGATAGATTGTCTGGTTTTGTCAGGTATGCTACTTGAGTTTCATATTTGGAATTAAGTCATGCTCAAAAAGAATTCTACTCACACTGTGTTGCTGGTTTCAGCGGAAGCATCCGAAGACACAATATTTAAGTCCCTGGCAACATTGATTGAATCTACGATTACCTTTAACATAAATTGTTTGGGTCCAAATATCAGAACTTTACTGAACTGTCTTCATGAACAGAGGTACGATTTTGTGGATCTgtagat includes the following:
- the LOC113286376 gene encoding uncharacterized protein LOC113286376, with protein sequence MGGSNTSLLEHFTLGHKSIFIHPTQDKFDGLTSLMVSSFAYNSGNKEIYMWCNGDRHLMYDIPNRKWVDASRTSSQMFAKSPDNVESPIIRGCMISVVNNQFWLFKLSSNDWSEGIQLPSPLKARERIHLSLFGKNVLCVLYVCTKGKLNCYIYEVGNKEFSLVNGGIYTLSKKVTDGKTYDVLEASHLSTASSLYLMKTKRESNKIDKIQNMELNFHSTGVKNQYCIRMPEDKDDMLGRSFSLLFKNKVQHSINHSKFLPAIIPSDGKRPCMHEGWSVPLGTVLKDKDLWIHNSVRNQYEMSGLWNTITLKLLKILVSHKKQGRWIKGINRWNIVFQEHDKQFMNPQSIDCLVLSAEASEDTIFKSLATLIESTITFNINCLGPNIRTLLNCLHEQSPYSQSMIRQKKWKYLLGHPSFMTSDENVSSLIQIRDTLRGDKAIDLKVQLKELAGESYVSTGNWNSLILQNGIPTFIKERVNLLIKNELKDASGKPVTYDMSQVSGVIKFLRDTLEHANDNYKSMRGHAFYTNEDYATGINSVAPGLLPYYFNYHGSLRARYEKAF